The proteins below come from a single Roseiflexus sp. RS-1 genomic window:
- a CDS encoding NfeD family protein, which produces MPAHCSPYQRSSMLVVALATALLLLILPDENATAQQSGGPLYAVEVNGIVTAPTIDYLRRAVQIAEASSADALIISYSSTGGVLREVRVFAAEIAQARVPIVVFITPRGTQAGPAGALFVTAAHVSALAPDTSFGSPFPLAQVDETLSQQTRDLLLDNVSAQMRKWNETRGRNADWIDRAVREGVILNNQQAISLDPPAVDLVAADQRELLTLLEGRTVTLDDGRTVRISALGRTPTFIEPTLFESLRLALADPTVAFALLVLGSMAIYLELNTPGVGLFAGAGLVLLLGAAAGFLVLPIVWWGMTLVILGLVLIGAEFVAPTHGGLMITGLAMLGVGGGNLIDATQAPGAGVAWWALLIVIGGIAATAAAGLALALRSRKRPAAIGTEALIGRLAQVRRRLDPRGMVFVEGALWQAISESEPVEVGDWVRVVAVHNLQLIVRPLESEEPAPQEAQPPSGGRVV; this is translated from the coding sequence ATGCCTGCACACTGCTCCCCTTATCAGCGTAGCAGCATGCTGGTTGTGGCGCTTGCGACTGCGCTGCTCCTCCTCATTCTGCCGGACGAAAACGCAACAGCCCAACAGAGCGGCGGTCCGCTGTATGCTGTCGAGGTCAACGGGATTGTAACGGCGCCAACGATCGATTACTTGCGGCGGGCAGTGCAGATCGCCGAAGCTTCGAGCGCCGATGCACTGATTATTTCGTACAGCAGCACCGGCGGCGTACTGCGCGAGGTGCGTGTTTTTGCGGCTGAGATTGCGCAGGCGCGCGTGCCGATTGTCGTGTTCATCACCCCGCGTGGCACGCAGGCGGGTCCTGCCGGCGCACTGTTCGTGACCGCAGCGCATGTGAGTGCGCTTGCCCCTGATACCAGTTTTGGCAGTCCCTTTCCCCTTGCGCAGGTGGATGAAACCCTCAGTCAGCAGACCCGCGATCTCTTGCTCGATAACGTCAGTGCTCAAATGAGGAAATGGAATGAGACCCGGGGACGGAATGCCGACTGGATCGACCGCGCGGTTCGGGAAGGGGTCATTCTCAACAATCAGCAGGCGATCAGTCTTGATCCGCCTGCCGTCGATCTGGTGGCAGCCGATCAGCGTGAACTGTTGACCCTACTCGAAGGACGCACGGTGACGCTCGATGATGGTCGAACGGTTCGTATTTCGGCGCTTGGACGAACGCCGACGTTCATCGAGCCGACGCTGTTCGAGAGTCTCCGCCTGGCGCTTGCCGATCCGACGGTTGCGTTTGCGCTCCTGGTGCTTGGATCAATGGCAATCTATCTTGAGTTGAACACACCCGGCGTCGGGCTGTTTGCCGGCGCAGGGTTAGTGCTGCTGCTGGGCGCTGCTGCCGGATTTCTGGTTCTTCCAATCGTGTGGTGGGGTATGACGCTGGTGATCCTTGGTCTGGTATTGATCGGCGCGGAGTTCGTCGCGCCAACCCATGGCGGTTTGATGATTACCGGTCTGGCGATGCTCGGTGTTGGCGGCGGGAATCTGATCGATGCCACGCAGGCGCCCGGTGCAGGCGTCGCCTGGTGGGCGCTCCTGATCGTGATCGGCGGGATTGCAGCAACCGCAGCGGCAGGGCTGGCGCTGGCGCTGCGCAGTCGCAAGCGCCCGGCGGCTATCGGGACCGAGGCGCTCATCGGGCGTCTGGCGCAGGTGCGGCGGCGGTTGGACCCGCGTGGCATGGTGTTCGTCGAGGGTGCGCTGTGGCAGGCGATCAGCGAATCCGAACCGGTGGAAGTCGGCGATTGGGTGCGGGTGGTTGCAGTGCATAATCTGCAACTGATTGTGCGTCCGCTCGAAAGCGAGGAGCCAGCTCCGCAGGAAGCGCAACCGCCTTCCGGGGGACGCGTCGTGTAG
- the mazG gene encoding nucleoside triphosphate pyrophosphohydrolase: MITIVGLGPGDPGMITRAAWEVISTTRMLYLRTAVHPTVTALPSGIAVHAFDDLYERAERFDEVYERIADALIARARGGEPVVYAVPGDPLVAEATSRHLLRRARAQGVPVRVLSGVSFIEPTCALLGVDPLEHGLQLIDALDLVIVDAPEHDQAPSWATLHGYAYAPPLLPFPLTPTRPALICQVYSRSVASHVKLSLMERYPADHPVTLVRAAGVADRESVTELPLHTLDHRSEFDHLTSLFVPPLTPLADLRGAEGVASIIARLLGPNGCPWDCEQTPQSLRPALLEEVHEVLEALDADDDAALVEELGDLLINILMQSEMARQAGRFDAGDVFSTVAEKLIRRHPHVFGMLDVAASDKVLHNWEAIKRAERAAKGTQRHSALDGIPPSLPALAMAQKVINKAARSGFDAPEIDHAWESLAEELDELRAGATDPAQAEAELGDALLALARLGWRLDVDAESALRSAVARFRRRFTRLEALLEGRDLHTLSVAEKLALWDRAREASDDADVIR, from the coding sequence ATGATCACGATTGTTGGACTTGGTCCCGGCGATCCCGGCATGATCACGCGCGCGGCGTGGGAGGTGATTTCCACGACGCGCATGCTCTATCTGCGTACGGCTGTGCACCCGACAGTTACCGCGCTGCCGTCGGGCATTGCCGTCCATGCGTTCGACGATCTGTACGAGCGGGCGGAGCGTTTCGACGAGGTGTATGAGCGGATCGCCGATGCCCTGATCGCGCGCGCGCGCGGCGGTGAGCCGGTGGTGTATGCAGTTCCGGGAGATCCGCTGGTGGCGGAAGCCACCTCGCGCCATCTGTTGCGCCGCGCGCGCGCGCAAGGCGTCCCTGTACGTGTCCTGTCCGGGGTGAGTTTCATTGAGCCGACATGTGCGCTGCTGGGGGTTGATCCGCTCGAACACGGGTTGCAGTTGATCGATGCGCTCGATCTGGTGATCGTTGATGCGCCAGAGCACGACCAGGCGCCGTCATGGGCGACGCTCCATGGATATGCGTATGCGCCGCCGCTGTTGCCGTTTCCGCTGACTCCCACGCGCCCGGCGCTGATCTGTCAGGTCTACAGCCGGTCGGTGGCGTCGCACGTCAAACTGTCGCTGATGGAACGCTACCCGGCTGATCATCCGGTGACGCTGGTGCGCGCCGCAGGGGTGGCGGATCGGGAGTCCGTCACTGAACTTCCGTTGCATACGCTCGATCACCGCAGCGAGTTCGACCATCTGACCAGTCTGTTTGTGCCGCCGCTGACGCCGCTCGCCGATCTGCGCGGAGCGGAAGGGGTGGCGTCTATCATCGCGCGCCTGCTTGGACCGAATGGGTGCCCATGGGATTGTGAGCAGACGCCGCAGTCATTGCGCCCGGCGTTGCTCGAAGAGGTGCATGAGGTGCTGGAGGCGCTCGATGCCGACGATGACGCGGCGCTGGTCGAAGAACTGGGTGATCTGTTGATCAACATTCTGATGCAGAGTGAAATGGCGCGTCAGGCGGGGCGCTTTGATGCTGGCGATGTGTTCAGCACCGTGGCGGAGAAACTGATCCGCCGTCATCCCCACGTATTTGGCATGCTCGATGTGGCAGCGAGCGATAAGGTGCTGCACAACTGGGAGGCGATCAAACGCGCCGAACGTGCTGCGAAAGGCACGCAGCGTCACAGTGCGCTCGATGGCATTCCGCCATCGTTGCCCGCCCTGGCAATGGCGCAGAAGGTGATCAACAAGGCTGCCAGATCCGGGTTCGATGCGCCGGAGATCGACCACGCCTGGGAGTCGCTGGCGGAAGAACTCGATGAACTGCGCGCCGGTGCGACGGATCCGGCGCAGGCGGAAGCCGAGTTGGGCGATGCGCTGCTGGCGCTTGCCCGGTTGGGTTGGCGGCTCGACGTTGATGCCGAGAGTGCGTTGCGCTCCGCTGTCGCCCGTTTTCGTCGTCGGTTTACCCGCCTCGAGGCGCTGCTTGAGGGGCGTGACCTGCATACGTTGAGCGTCGCCGAGAAACTGGCGCTGTGGGATCGCGCTCGTGAAGCATCCGATGACGCCGATGTCATACGGTGA
- a CDS encoding glycosyltransferase, translated as MHILFLSSYVPSPIRVRPYGFIRALARRGHRVTLVCGAGVEDGPALNVLRDVCTRIITVHVSKARMIGNALRALPGDLPLQAALSFDQRLREAVRAEDRSGRYDVAHIEHLRASALGYALMRTPAVLDSVDSISLLFERTLRGSPSLKSRALALLDLARTRIYEARYTHHFEQVIVSSPEDAWALRTLHRHLCPYRAPDRPEWFANPSDQAAESISVVPNGVDLEYFAPQPIARERATIVFSGKMSYHANEAAALYLVREIMPLVWASRPETRVVIAGSAPPPSVRSLATDRRVTVTGYLEDLRPAIAGATVAVAPLRYGVGIQNKVLEAMALATPVVAARQAARALHAVEERDLLLAEQPYEYADAILNLIDDPQRAATIGAAGRRYVERYHTWDAAAERLERVYSAAIAATNGSVRTRAFLNGVSRTLTLPASR; from the coding sequence ATGCATATTCTCTTTCTTTCTTCCTACGTTCCCTCACCCATCCGGGTGCGACCATACGGGTTCATTCGTGCGCTGGCGCGCCGGGGTCATCGTGTCACGCTGGTCTGCGGCGCCGGCGTGGAGGATGGACCGGCGCTGAACGTACTGCGCGATGTATGCACCCGGATTATCACAGTTCATGTGAGCAAAGCCAGGATGATCGGGAACGCACTCCGGGCGCTCCCCGGCGACCTGCCACTCCAGGCGGCGCTCAGTTTCGATCAGCGTCTGCGTGAGGCGGTGCGTGCCGAAGACCGGAGTGGGCGATACGATGTTGCGCATATCGAACATCTGCGTGCATCGGCGCTCGGCTACGCCCTTATGCGCACCCCTGCCGTCCTCGATTCGGTGGACAGTATCAGCCTGCTGTTCGAGCGCACCCTCCGCGGCAGCCCCTCGCTCAAAAGTCGCGCGCTCGCGCTGCTCGATCTGGCGCGCACACGCATCTACGAGGCGCGCTACACGCATCACTTCGAGCAGGTAATCGTCTCATCACCCGAAGATGCCTGGGCGCTGCGCACGCTTCATCGTCACCTGTGTCCCTACCGTGCGCCGGATCGACCGGAATGGTTCGCGAACCCATCCGATCAGGCTGCCGAATCGATAAGCGTTGTCCCGAATGGCGTCGATCTGGAATACTTTGCACCTCAGCCCATCGCCCGTGAGCGAGCGACGATCGTGTTCAGCGGCAAGATGAGTTACCACGCGAACGAAGCGGCTGCACTCTACCTGGTGCGCGAGATCATGCCCCTGGTCTGGGCGTCTCGCCCGGAGACGCGCGTGGTGATCGCCGGAAGCGCGCCGCCGCCATCGGTACGGTCGCTGGCAACTGATCGGCGTGTCACGGTGACCGGTTACCTGGAAGACCTGCGCCCGGCGATTGCCGGGGCAACGGTGGCAGTCGCGCCGCTGCGTTACGGCGTTGGCATTCAGAACAAAGTGCTCGAAGCGATGGCGCTGGCGACTCCGGTCGTTGCGGCACGACAGGCGGCACGCGCGCTGCATGCGGTGGAAGAGCGTGATCTGCTGCTGGCGGAACAACCGTATGAGTATGCAGACGCCATCCTCAACCTGATCGACGACCCGCAGCGCGCTGCGACCATCGGCGCCGCAGGCAGGCGATATGTCGAGCGCTACCACACGTGGGACGCCGCAGCCGAACGACTGGAGCGCGTCTACAGTGCGGCGATAGCCGCAACAAACGGGTCAGTGCGCACACGCGCCTTCCTCAACGGCGTCTCCAGGACCCTGACGTTGCCTGCGTCACGCTGA
- a CDS encoding slipin family protein: MGSGAVLLCLGVLLFAILMIGFSAIKIVPEYERGVVFRLGRLVGARGPGLFFLIPFIERMVRVDQRVITMDVPPQEVITLDNVTIKVNAVLYFMVVDPEKAIVKVMDYIRATMQIAQTTLRSVVGQVELDELLARREAINERLQRIIDEQTEPWGVKVTIVEVKDVELPQGMQRAMAKQAEAEREKRAKIIHADGELAASRMLAEAATVIASEPVTLQLRYLQTLTEIAVEKNSTIIFPLPVDTIKVFLDGIERAQRNGVAPITRREELSEQPREQDGQAA; this comes from the coding sequence ATGGGTTCTGGAGCCGTTTTGTTGTGTCTTGGGGTTCTTCTCTTCGCAATCCTCATGATCGGGTTTTCCGCCATCAAGATTGTGCCGGAGTATGAACGGGGGGTTGTCTTCCGACTCGGTCGGTTGGTTGGCGCACGCGGACCTGGTTTGTTCTTCCTCATCCCGTTCATCGAGCGCATGGTACGGGTTGATCAGCGCGTCATCACCATGGACGTGCCGCCGCAGGAGGTCATTACCCTCGACAATGTGACCATCAAGGTCAATGCGGTGCTCTACTTTATGGTTGTCGACCCGGAAAAGGCGATCGTGAAAGTGATGGACTACATCCGGGCGACGATGCAGATTGCCCAGACGACGCTGCGCAGTGTGGTCGGTCAGGTCGAACTCGATGAACTGCTGGCGCGTCGTGAGGCGATCAATGAGCGTCTGCAACGGATCATCGACGAGCAGACCGAACCGTGGGGCGTCAAAGTGACGATCGTCGAAGTGAAGGATGTCGAACTGCCGCAGGGTATGCAGCGCGCAATGGCGAAGCAGGCGGAAGCCGAGCGTGAGAAGCGCGCCAAGATCATCCACGCCGACGGTGAACTGGCAGCGTCACGCATGCTGGCTGAAGCAGCCACGGTGATTGCCAGCGAGCCGGTGACGCTGCAACTGCGTTATCTGCAAACGTTGACCGAAATCGCAGTCGAAAAGAACAGCACCATCATCTTCCCGCTGCCGGTCGATACGATCAAAGTCTTTCTGGATGGGATCGAACGCGCCCAGCGCAACGGGGTCGCGCCGATCACCCGTCGCGAAGAGCTGAGCGAACAGCCTCGTGAGCAAGATGGTCAGGCAGCGTGA
- a CDS encoding glycosyltransferase has translation MNILLLTQIVPYPPDSGPKVKTYYLLRYLASRHRVTLVCFTRNAQEEADAAALRDLVAEVHTVPLTRSTVRNALTMARSLFRRRSWIIERDDSAAMHRLLARLVREAEIAGRPYDLVHADQLNMAQFAEPLPLPRLLDEHNAVWTVFRRVAAQERGLKRLLWEREWRMLRTYEGRVCREFEAVTAVSQEDRQALLEAMGSRRDIPVIPIAVDAEREQPIARQPNARGILSLATMMWPPNVDGVLWFARSIYPLIKQQVEGTRFFVVGQRPVADVRALPEQDSSIEVTGYVPDPTPYIAASACLIVPLRSGGGMRVKILEALARGIPVVSTTIGYEGIDLVPGEHLLVGDTPDAFADAVVRLLRNPHLGERIAAAGRRRLLERYDWRAVCPAMDEVYDRVVGRRECVGVGK, from the coding sequence ATGAACATCCTCCTGCTGACACAGATCGTGCCCTATCCGCCGGATAGCGGTCCCAAGGTCAAAACCTACTACCTGCTGCGATACCTGGCGTCACGCCACCGGGTGACGCTTGTCTGCTTCACGCGCAACGCGCAGGAAGAAGCGGACGCGGCAGCACTGCGCGACCTGGTTGCCGAAGTGCACACCGTGCCGCTCACACGGTCAACCGTGCGCAACGCACTGACGATGGCGCGCAGCCTGTTCCGCAGACGCTCGTGGATTATCGAGCGCGACGATAGCGCCGCCATGCACCGTTTGCTGGCGCGCCTGGTGCGCGAAGCGGAGATCGCTGGACGACCGTATGACCTGGTGCATGCCGATCAGCTCAATATGGCGCAGTTCGCCGAACCCTTGCCCCTGCCGCGGCTCCTCGATGAGCATAATGCCGTGTGGACGGTCTTTCGCCGGGTTGCAGCGCAGGAACGCGGTCTCAAACGCCTCCTGTGGGAACGTGAATGGCGCATGTTGCGCACTTATGAAGGGCGTGTCTGCCGCGAATTCGAGGCAGTGACCGCAGTCAGCCAGGAGGATCGCCAGGCGTTGCTGGAGGCAATGGGGAGCAGGCGCGATATTCCGGTCATCCCGATAGCCGTCGATGCCGAGCGCGAACAACCGATCGCGCGCCAGCCGAACGCACGCGGCATCCTCAGCCTGGCGACGATGATGTGGCCGCCGAACGTCGATGGCGTTCTCTGGTTCGCCCGCAGCATCTACCCGCTCATCAAGCAACAGGTTGAAGGAACGCGCTTCTTCGTCGTCGGGCAGCGCCCGGTGGCGGACGTGCGCGCATTACCCGAACAGGACTCTTCTATCGAAGTGACCGGGTATGTGCCCGATCCAACACCCTACATCGCCGCCTCCGCGTGTCTGATCGTCCCGTTGCGCAGCGGCGGCGGCATGCGAGTGAAAATCCTCGAAGCGCTGGCGCGCGGCATCCCGGTGGTTTCCACCACGATCGGCTACGAAGGGATCGACCTGGTTCCCGGCGAGCATCTGCTGGTCGGCGATACGCCGGACGCATTCGCCGACGCAGTGGTGCGCCTGTTGCGCAACCCGCATCTTGGCGAACGTATCGCTGCCGCAGGGCGACGACGCCTGCTCGAACGCTACGACTGGCGCGCTGTCTGCCCGGCGATGGATGAAGTGTACGATCGCGTCGTTGGACGTCGGGAGTGTGTGGGAGTGGGGAAGTGA
- a CDS encoding tetratricopeptide repeat protein encodes MAPCTTVGRPAPLSHRLVRALLIAPESALIAALLIINLFAPSIWIGAGMTLLILIFLTRFAALHLASLAIRRARWNAADALATVAYVLHPRSPDALALRGIVALTRDDASSAVALLRRALDLAPDRAAFALALSSALLEQGEVSAAERAARRALELEPANAAGHLCLAQALDAAGASPETIEQHLREGLAHHPAPDAEASLRCALAQHLAREGRLAEAALALSAARAMLPRCSMAHRTAVGRHIAEIEAIVRPQREDHAA; translated from the coding sequence ATGGCGCCATGTACCACCGTCGGTCGTCCTGCACCGCTATCGCATCGACTGGTGCGAGCGCTGCTGATCGCACCCGAATCCGCGCTCATCGCAGCGCTGCTGATCATCAACCTCTTCGCTCCATCCATCTGGATCGGGGCAGGAATGACCCTTTTGATCCTTATCTTTCTGACGCGCTTCGCCGCACTGCACCTTGCCAGCCTGGCGATCCGGCGCGCACGCTGGAATGCAGCGGACGCGCTGGCGACCGTGGCATACGTTCTGCATCCCCGCTCGCCGGATGCGCTGGCGCTGCGGGGCATTGTGGCGCTCACCCGCGACGACGCCAGCAGCGCGGTTGCTCTGCTCCGGCGCGCCCTGGACCTGGCGCCGGATCGCGCCGCGTTCGCTCTTGCGCTGAGCAGCGCTTTACTCGAACAGGGAGAGGTCAGCGCCGCAGAACGCGCCGCACGTCGAGCGCTGGAACTGGAACCGGCGAATGCTGCCGGGCATCTCTGCCTGGCGCAGGCGCTGGACGCCGCTGGCGCTTCGCCTGAAACCATCGAGCAACATCTGCGTGAAGGGTTGGCGCACCACCCGGCGCCGGACGCAGAAGCATCGCTGCGCTGTGCACTTGCGCAGCATCTGGCGCGTGAAGGGCGACTGGCTGAAGCGGCGCTGGCGCTCAGCGCTGCGCGCGCCATGCTCCCCCGATGCAGCATGGCGCACCGCACCGCAGTGGGTCGCCACATCGCCGAAATCGAAGCAATAGTGCGCCCACAGCGCGAAGATCACGCTGCCTGA
- the lepA gene encoding translation elongation factor 4, whose amino-acid sequence MADQQHIRNFSIIAHIDHGKTTLSDRLLEMTGTISERERREQVLDAMDLERERGITIKSKAVRMHYTARDGQTYQFNLIDTPGHVDFGFEVGRALAAGEGAILVVDASQGIEAQTLANVYLALENDLTIIPVLNKIDLPGADPDHVAMEIEQVLGLPAEDVLRVSAKQGIGVDELLEAIVERIPPPHGQHDRPLRALIFDSHYDPYKGVIAYVRVVDGTLPVGARLRMLGTSAEAEALEVGAFRPHMTPLDRLDTGEVGYVATGLKQIGECQVGDTITLADAPAEIALPGYRPAKPMVFAGLYPVDTNAYTDLRDALEKLKLNDAALSFVPEKSAALGFGFRCGFLGLLHMEIVRERLEREYGLDLLITAPSVEYQVLLSNGDVITVDNPADMPDPGRIESIEEPIMLITIITPTRYIGSIMELATGKRGVFETMEHLDPQRVALKYKIPLSEIVVDFYDQLKSRTQGYASLDYTLAGYQPADLVKLDILVNGQPVDALSLIVHRDSAYAQGRALVERLRKLIPRQMFEVPIQAAIGSKVIARETIRAMRKDVLAKCYGGDVTRKRKLLEKQKEGKKRMKMVGNVEIPQEAFMAVLSLNAE is encoded by the coding sequence ATGGCAGATCAGCAGCACATCCGAAATTTTTCGATCATTGCGCATATTGACCACGGCAAAACCACCCTGTCGGATCGTCTGCTCGAAATGACCGGGACGATCAGTGAGCGCGAGCGTCGCGAGCAGGTGCTCGACGCGATGGACCTGGAGCGCGAACGCGGCATCACCATCAAGAGTAAGGCTGTGCGCATGCACTACACGGCGCGCGATGGTCAGACGTATCAATTCAACCTGATCGACACGCCGGGTCATGTCGATTTTGGTTTTGAAGTCGGGCGCGCGCTGGCTGCCGGCGAAGGCGCGATCCTGGTGGTCGACGCCTCGCAGGGCATCGAGGCGCAGACGCTGGCGAACGTCTACCTGGCGCTGGAAAACGACCTGACGATCATCCCGGTGCTCAACAAAATCGACCTGCCCGGCGCTGACCCGGACCATGTCGCCATGGAGATCGAACAGGTGTTGGGGTTGCCCGCCGAGGATGTGCTGCGCGTCTCTGCCAAGCAAGGCATCGGGGTCGATGAGTTGCTCGAAGCGATTGTCGAGCGCATCCCGCCACCGCACGGTCAGCACGACCGACCGCTGCGCGCGCTGATCTTCGATAGCCACTACGATCCATACAAGGGTGTCATTGCCTACGTGCGGGTTGTGGACGGCACGCTCCCTGTTGGCGCGCGTTTGCGCATGCTTGGGACCAGCGCCGAAGCGGAAGCACTGGAAGTAGGTGCGTTTCGTCCGCACATGACGCCGCTCGACAGGCTCGATACCGGCGAGGTAGGGTATGTCGCCACCGGTCTCAAGCAGATCGGCGAATGCCAGGTAGGGGATACGATCACCCTTGCTGATGCGCCGGCTGAAATTGCGCTTCCCGGTTACCGTCCCGCCAAACCGATGGTCTTCGCAGGTCTTTATCCGGTAGACACGAATGCCTATACCGACCTGCGCGACGCACTTGAGAAGTTGAAACTCAACGATGCAGCGCTCTCGTTTGTGCCCGAAAAGTCGGCGGCGCTTGGATTTGGCTTCCGCTGCGGCTTTCTGGGACTGCTGCACATGGAAATCGTGCGCGAACGGCTGGAACGCGAATACGGGCTTGACCTGCTGATCACCGCGCCAAGCGTCGAATACCAGGTGCTCCTCTCCAACGGGGATGTCATCACCGTCGATAATCCTGCCGATATGCCGGATCCGGGGCGGATCGAGTCGATCGAAGAGCCGATCATGCTGATCACGATCATCACGCCGACGCGCTACATCGGCTCGATCATGGAACTGGCGACCGGCAAGCGTGGTGTCTTCGAGACGATGGAGCACCTTGATCCGCAGCGTGTCGCCCTCAAGTACAAAATCCCGCTCTCGGAAATTGTGGTTGATTTCTATGATCAGTTGAAGTCGCGCACCCAGGGGTATGCTTCGCTTGATTACACCCTCGCCGGGTATCAACCCGCCGATCTGGTGAAACTCGATATCCTGGTGAACGGTCAACCGGTCGATGCGCTGTCACTGATCGTTCACCGCGACTCCGCCTATGCCCAGGGGCGTGCGCTGGTCGAGCGGTTGCGCAAACTGATTCCGCGGCAGATGTTCGAGGTGCCGATTCAGGCGGCGATTGGCAGTAAGGTGATTGCGCGCGAAACGATCCGGGCAATGCGCAAAGACGTGCTCGCCAAATGTTACGGCGGTGATGTCACGCGCAAACGGAAACTGCTCGAAAAGCAAAAAGAGGGTAAAAAGCGCATGAAAATGGTCGGCAACGTCGAGATACCGCAGGAAGCGTTTATGGCGGTGCTCTCGCTGAACGCCGAATAA
- a CDS encoding peptidylprolyl isomerase, with the protein MSFKHAIAAFLVALALAACGAGAQTVARVDNVTLTRQELDQRIDRIEKGFAQQAGMGFPLPSRLDIERELVSQFIDQQLTLGLARQRGITVSDGEVNDQIERFRQQIQMGGGMSLEQAIQEQLGLPGEASPEFRLFVTYFLARQKLGETLVSENDIRQRITDEVMADTQRMVDVATVAHILVATEDEAKQVIERLDKGEAFADLAKELSQDPGSANNGGVYENIQRGQFVPEFDKAMFEDLQPGETTKTPVQTQFGWHVIRLVSRGQAPALDPADAQAVIEQRVAQELPFEQQTAFERLLQSEREKAIQEQRLVEPVFPTPSPEPLPTIAPLPTPAP; encoded by the coding sequence GTGAGCTTCAAACATGCCATCGCTGCATTTCTGGTCGCGCTGGCGCTGGCTGCGTGCGGCGCAGGCGCTCAGACCGTCGCCAGGGTCGATAATGTCACACTGACGCGCCAGGAACTCGATCAGCGCATTGATCGCATCGAGAAAGGATTTGCGCAACAGGCAGGGATGGGGTTTCCACTGCCGTCGCGCCTCGATATCGAACGTGAACTGGTATCACAGTTCATCGATCAGCAGTTGACCCTCGGTCTTGCCCGTCAGCGCGGCATTACCGTCAGCGACGGCGAGGTGAACGATCAGATCGAGCGGTTCCGCCAGCAGATCCAGATGGGAGGCGGGATGTCGCTCGAACAGGCGATCCAGGAGCAACTCGGTTTGCCGGGGGAGGCGTCGCCGGAGTTCCGCCTGTTCGTGACCTACTTTCTGGCGCGCCAGAAACTCGGTGAAACGCTGGTCTCCGAGAATGATATTCGCCAGCGGATCACCGATGAGGTGATGGCAGATACGCAGCGGATGGTCGATGTGGCAACCGTGGCGCACATTCTGGTGGCGACCGAAGACGAGGCGAAACAGGTGATTGAGCGTCTCGACAAGGGCGAGGCGTTCGCCGATCTGGCGAAAGAATTGTCGCAGGACCCTGGCTCGGCGAACAATGGCGGCGTGTATGAGAACATCCAGCGGGGTCAGTTTGTTCCTGAGTTCGACAAAGCAATGTTCGAAGACCTGCAACCGGGCGAAACGACGAAGACCCCGGTGCAGACGCAGTTCGGCTGGCATGTGATCCGACTCGTGTCGCGTGGACAGGCGCCCGCGCTTGATCCGGCGGACGCTCAGGCGGTCATTGAACAGCGTGTTGCGCAGGAACTGCCGTTCGAGCAGCAAACTGCGTTCGAACGTCTGTTGCAGAGCGAGCGCGAGAAGGCGATTCAGGAGCAACGGTTGGTCGAGCCGGTCTTCCCGACGCCGTCGCCCGAGCCGCTGCCGACGATTGCTCCGCTACCGACACCAGCGCCATGA
- a CDS encoding DUF951 domain-containing protein, producing the protein MPKPPLDIRVGDIVQMRKPHPCGGDTWEVVRIGAEIGIRCQTCKRKVLLLRSDFERRVKRIVERASLSGDHPSGG; encoded by the coding sequence ATGCCCAAACCGCCGCTCGACATTCGTGTTGGCGATATTGTGCAGATGCGCAAGCCGCATCCGTGCGGCGGCGATACCTGGGAGGTTGTGCGGATCGGCGCCGAGATCGGCATCCGCTGCCAGACCTGCAAGCGTAAGGTTTTGTTGCTGCGATCCGATTTTGAGCGTCGGGTCAAACGTATCGTCGAACGTGCGTCGTTGAGCGGCGATCATCCTTCCGGCGGTTAA